In the Parasteatoda tepidariorum isolate YZ-2023 chromosome 3, CAS_Ptep_4.0, whole genome shotgun sequence genome, one interval contains:
- the LOC139425295 gene encoding uncharacterized protein PF3D7_1120000-like: protein MDKTTDPNKEAKTESEKAADKVAEVADKIAEVADKVVKGADKISKEIQKAKAKMTEQANEATAIEQEATQKLNETAERATRKIGELYKKIVEEKNKGIKQIDEEVRKAKKKVEDAVQEDVVEAGKSKTKIEKHVEIAKSKGGETAKHAQMEVDKAKKEIGENSKAVKKLLSDVIPRVEEVAKSAKEKIMTQSEKVVKKE, encoded by the coding sequence ATGGATAAAACGACTGACCCAAATAAAGAAGCTAAAACCGAAAGTGAAAAAGCTGCTGACAAAGTCGCAGAAGTAGCCGACAAAATCGCAGAAGTAGCCGACAAAGTTGTCAAAGGCGCTGACAAAATTTCGAAAGAGATTCAAAAGGCGAAAGCTAAAATGACGGAGCAAGCCAACGAGGCTACGGCTATAGAACAGGAAGCAACTCAGAAATTGAACGAAACAGCAGAGAGAGCGACAAGGAAAATTGGAGAATTGTACAAGAAGATAgttgaagaaaagaataaagGAATAAAGCAAATTGACGAAGAAGTAAGAAAAGCGAAGAAAAAAGTTGAAGATGCCGTTCAGGAAGATGTTGTTGAAGCCGGGAAGTCGAAGACGAAAATTGAGAAGCATGTTGAAATTGCTAAAAGTAAAGGAGGAGAAACTGCTAAACATGCTCAGATGGAAGTAGATAAAGCCAAGAAGGAAATCGGTGAGAATTCCAAAGCGGTTAAGAAATTGTTGTCAGACGTTATTCCGAGAGTGGAGGAAGTAGCCAAATCGGCGAAAGAGAAAATTATGACTCAATCTGAAAAAGTTGTGAAAAAAGAATGA